One stretch of Patescibacteria group bacterium DNA includes these proteins:
- a CDS encoding O-antigen ligase family protein → MFIALLIFLPLALGSVHAWSITLFSIVAVILFNSAVFQPDFSLKKLFTFPVVLMSIVFAGYVIFQLVPLPPVILKILSFHTYKFYSEYSLTYPWMNSWRSISVYPWLTISEFIKIIVCGLILLFILFRVLQGDGRKIGDLEHNTLVYLKLGCLTGVLAILLHSLVDFNLHITANALYFTVLLGLAVAMGREEGVDFVFIQKTVNAIVYIGFAIALFGIAHKLSGSPKIYWLIEKDGSHFGPYVNYDHYAGFMGMCASLALASFMAKVRYSSFFRTTGIKDKLMWFSSQEASSAMRQFFCVTVMIGSIFYSSSRGGILSFMMAASAFYFLIIIRTRKSRRGRLLFFFVLVMLLSGIVIFWIGPDETFERFHELNSVARSVIRESSVLSEMRPEMWQDTKNIVRDFPVTGTGFGTFQSIFPKYRTHEWGGKSLLYAHCDYLQLVSETGIVGIFFIAAFWIYFVRLFASALRKLR, encoded by the coding sequence TTGTTTATCGCATTATTGATCTTCCTGCCTTTGGCGCTGGGCTCGGTGCATGCCTGGTCCATCACGCTGTTCTCGATCGTCGCCGTCATCTTATTCAACTCTGCGGTCTTCCAGCCGGATTTCAGTCTTAAAAAACTTTTCACGTTTCCCGTCGTGTTGATGAGCATTGTCTTTGCGGGATACGTGATCTTTCAACTTGTCCCTCTGCCGCCGGTCATCCTTAAAATACTCTCTTTTCATACGTATAAATTCTACTCGGAATATTCCCTCACATATCCATGGATGAATTCCTGGCGCTCCATCAGCGTCTATCCGTGGTTGACGATATCGGAGTTCATCAAGATCATCGTCTGCGGGCTTATATTATTGTTCATTCTTTTCAGGGTATTACAGGGCGACGGCCGCAAGATTGGCGACCTGGAACATAATACACTCGTCTATTTGAAACTCGGCTGCCTGACAGGAGTCCTGGCGATCCTCCTGCACAGTCTGGTCGATTTTAACCTGCACATTACAGCCAACGCGCTTTATTTTACGGTCTTATTAGGGTTGGCAGTTGCGATGGGTAGAGAGGAGGGGGTTGATTTTGTTTTTATACAAAAGACAGTTAATGCTATTGTCTATATCGGTTTTGCCATTGCCTTGTTCGGTATTGCGCATAAATTAAGCGGCAGTCCAAAGATCTATTGGCTGATAGAAAAAGACGGCTCTCATTTTGGGCCTTATGTCAATTACGACCATTATGCCGGGTTCATGGGGATGTGCGCGAGCCTGGCTTTGGCGTCTTTTATGGCCAAGGTGCGGTATTCGTCGTTTTTCAGGACCACGGGCATAAAGGACAAGCTGATGTGGTTTTCTTCTCAGGAAGCCAGCAGCGCCATGCGCCAGTTCTTCTGCGTGACGGTGATGATCGGCTCTATCTTTTATTCATCCAGCCGTGGAGGGATCTTGAGCTTCATGATGGCGGCATCCGCCTTTTATTTCCTGATCATTATCCGCACCAGAAAAAGCCGACGGGGAAGACTGCTTTTCTTTTTTGTCCTGGTGATGCTTTTAAGCGGTATCGTTATCTTCTGGATCGGCCCTGATGAGACATTTGAGAGATTCCACGAATTAAACAGCGTCGCCCGTTCTGTTATCCGCGAATCTTCGGTTTTGAGCGAGATGAGGCCTGAAATGTGGCAGGATACCAAGAATATCGTCAGGGATTTTCCTGTAACCGGCACGGGTTTCGGGACGTTCCAGAGCATCTTTCCCAAATACCGCACCCATGAATGGGGAGGAAAATCTTTGCTCTATGCGCATTGTGATTATCTTCAGCTTGTGTCTGAAACAGGCATTGTGGGCATATTTTTTATCGCGGCGTTTTGGATATATTTTGTCCGATTGTTTGCGTCGGCCCTGCGTAAATTAAGGTAG
- a CDS encoding helix-turn-helix domain-containing protein — translation MDKKLLLTKEAANILRVSEEYLRSLIRDKRIVAYKEGRRGGYRIPAQEIDRYIRRRYKGL, via the coding sequence ATGGACAAAAAACTGCTATTGACTAAAGAAGCTGCGAATATCCTGCGAGTCAGCGAAGAGTATTTGCGTTCCCTGATAAGGGACAAGAGGATCGTCGCTTATAAAGAGGGCCGCCGCGGCGGCTATCGCATCCCTGCGCAGGAAATAGACAGGTATATTCGCCGGCGCTATAAAGGTCTATAA